The Lycium barbarum isolate Lr01 chromosome 4, ASM1917538v2, whole genome shotgun sequence nucleotide sequence cttacaaaacatgccaagtttaagggtccatctaggtattaagccaatTATTTTTATCCAAATGTATCCTTGTTCTGATAAACAATCTAAGATTTTTTTTCATACTCGAGGGAAGATAAAGAATAATTTAGTCAAATAACCTTTATAAGTAATATTATTAACTGATTTTTCTTAATGGGTATACCAAAACTATAAAAGACACTTGACCGCCGAGAGGACAACTTTTTAAGAAGTCTCTTAAAATTTCTCATTTTGAGCAGAGAAAATAATAATTTAGTCAGATAATATCTATGATTAAATAGTAAAATGGTTTATTTAATAGGTAAGCCAAAACGTTTTTAAAAAACTAAAAAAGAACCAGAGAGAGTAATATTTGAAACCGTAGTATTATTTGAGCTAAGCGTGCAACACTCAAATTTTAAAGCTTAAGGCTAGTTATTAGTTATTGTAATTAAAGCTTCTAATTCAACTATCTCGGTTCTTTATTAAAAGGCTAAGCATCTTAGTTAATTGACCTTCCGAGAAATTGAAAAAGATATCATTAATCATAAGGTCAGATGGAGTTTGCATGAATTGCTATCTCTGTATTGAGCGCAGTTCCTATAATTGTTCAATTTGAGTTGAATATATAAGAGCTTTCAAGGGGTTTTATTAAGGTCGTGATCGAGGTGTGCTTCACCCATATTATGTTTAATTAAGATTTTCGTTGGATGTTTATACTTTTTTACACTTGTAAGGTTGTTAAAGGTCAATAGTGAACACAAAATCAAGTTACACGTGAGAGATAGCACGCACGTGTGTCGGGCTATATATACTCCATCCATTTTGACGCGACTAATGAATATTCAAATTACTAAAATTGAGTTATACACGCATAATCGATCTTTTTCACTAATTAACCTGATTAACAATATCGGGTTTCACGTGCATGTTAAGGTTCTTTCACACGATTTGCACGTGCATGTTTAGATTTTTTCACACCATAAATCTTGACCAGTAATCTCGACGAATTGAAATAAATAACCAATATATACTTAAAAAGACCAAATGTTTGCAATTATTTACTTTTAAAGGATGCATAAATAAGGATAGTCAGACCTTTCTATAACGGCATCCTCATATAACAATCAGGGGTGGAGTCACATAGGGGGCGGAAAAAAACACTGTTTGttcatggttaaaattatttatgtatatatagtagatgttgaaccccctttgtCTTCTTgctatgtttacttttttatatattgaccccccttagtgaaaattctggctTCGTCACTGATAACAATACCTCTCTACAACAACCAAGTTTTTCTTCGAAcaaattttttatgttatatttaccTCTATCTaataattttttgtttttacctATAACAACAACATCCATCTTTATAGCAGtatgctctttgtaaaattaccctcTATAATAGTTATCTTATTTTTTTAGTAATATAATGACCAgctatctttataaaaatagaatctctaagattaccaataataagtctAGAGATtttttaccaaatattttgatactttaataactatttatacaaaaactattAAATGAATATATATTCCAATCATTAAAGATTTTTCTTCATTATACAAAGTGTAATTAAGTTTGggatttgacaattaaaaataaaaaattagattttttgGCTATAAcaacaaaatattatttaaaagataatgttgttatatatgtatgatagtCATTCGCTATAACAACAAAGAAATTCGAACTCAAagatgttatagagaggtttgattgttgttttcaTTCACGAATATAGAGAGAATGGGAAGTACATTAAATATATAAGTCCACTAAAATAATTAGAATAAGGTATAAACTTCGTTGCTAATATATCACTCATCATGTTACTAACACGGTTTATTGATACTCCATCGTTAAAAGAATTAGCAATTGAATTTTACTGTTTAACGATAAAAATTATTTATCGCTAATTCCACTCCAAGTACGAAATTCAAACTCTGAAAAGTTTGTTAGCTATTATTGGTTTCATATAGTCTTCATCACCACATACAAACAACTAACTTCTGCTGTCTTTTTTCTCACTAATTTCTTTGCAAACTCATCTCTAAGActcaaaagttaaaaaaaaaaaaaaaaggaaaaaaaaaagccaaAGAAAAAATTTAATGCTTAATTTGTTTACGAAAATGGAGTTTGGGAGACggttgggaatttgggattaTAATATAATAAATGTCAAGGCTGCACCTTCGCATGTAATACACTTGTTTAAGCTTTGACTAATGACTTTTAACCAAAAAAATTTGGGAAACAAAATTGGAACTGCACAAGGTCAACTTGTTAATTCGCAGCTAAATATCTTGGAATAATTTTAATTCGTCAATATAACTACTTATTTTGATTCATTTCAAATGCTCCCTCCATTCCATTTAGTTATCACTTTAGCTCAAaataagatgacacttattttgagatGAGGGGAGCATTACCTATGTCATTTAAATATAAGTTTCTTCATCTATGCAATTATAATAAGTTACATATTAATCGTTTTAAGTGAGTTGTATAAGAGCTTCCAAAGGATTTTATAAAAATCGTGATCAAGGTGCTTCACCCATATTATGTTTAATTCCAATTTTTCGTTGGATGTTTATACTTTTTTATACTTGTGTAGATGTTTAAAGGTCACTGGTGAACACAAAATTAAGTTACACGTGCGAGATATAGCACGTGTCTTAGACTATACTCCATCCGTTTTGCTGCGACTGATAAATGTTCAAATTATTAAAATCGAGTTACACGTGCAGTCAATCCTTTTCACTACGTCACCCGATTAATTTGAATTGAATGTACCGATTACAAAAATCAGGTTTCACGTGCATAGTCAATCCTTTTTACTACTTCACCCGATTAATTTGAATTGAATGTACGGATTACAAAACATCAGGTTTCACGTGTATATTAAGGTTCGTCCACACGATTTACACGCGCACGTTCAGATTCTTTCACGCCATAATTTTTTATCAGAATCTCGACAAATTGAAATAAATAACCACCATATCCTTAAAAAAACTAAATATGCAATTATTTATTGATCCGACACTAATTCAACTCCAAATACAAAGTCAAACTCTGAAAAATTTGTTAGCCATTATcagattcacataatattcaccaCCGGTATACACGAGGGGTGGATCCACCATTATAGTTTCAGATTTATTTAAACTTAATATTTTTAATACGGGATATAAATGTATGTGTAGAATTTActaaattacaataaatagtagacaTGAACCTACAACTTTTAAAATATAACGAGTTAATGCTAAGAACCTTAAGTAATGAAAACCCATAGAGTTTAAAAGCTCGTTTGCCTCTACGGGGCAGAACTAGTGTGTACTTTACGGGTTCGGGCGAACCTAGTAACTTTGGTCCATACCTTCTATTATCTTAAAAAAGTAACTTGGTATTATCTAAAAAGAGTCATTGAATATGTACAgattattgatatatatatagaaCCAGTTACTTAATAAAAGGACCAGAATCATGAATCCATAAGCTTCAAATTCTGGTTCCgcctctatatacatatatacactcaatatacacatatacatacacctCTTTATTACTCTTTCTTGAACCCCTAACCCCACCCCCCACCAACACACCCCTTCAAGCATTGCAATAATAACACCCCTACTACATTTAATGCCAATTGCACCATCTCTCTTCACCTTGCAATTACTCCTCCTTTCCTCATTTTTCTTCTCCATCTTTCTCCTTCTCAAAAATCCCTCTATCTCCACACGAGGGGAAAACTCATCCCTTTCTTCTTCAAATTCGTCGTTTTCTTATATGGTCAACTTAATTCATCTCCACATGTACTCTCAATTTTGACTTGTTCACTATAAAAACCCCCTCTCCGTTTCACTAATTCTTCATCAACACATAATCCCTTATTGTTAGATCTCAAAACTCTCTTTTTTTAAGCTTGTTCAAGTTTCAAAATAAGGCAAGAGCTAGCTTCCCCTTGCTAGAATTTATACTCATCAAAGTCCTTTTCAAGTGTCATTAATTTGTTTTTCTTTCGATGATGCATTTAATTATGTTTCTGTGTCCGTGTTCCTGTTTTAATTTATACACGCATATATATCAGTGGTGAAGTCAATTTTTTTGAATATATATAGCAAAATTCTCCGATGAATGATGTTTAACTGGCCAAAGTTGAACAATCATCACTCTATATAGCCACGCCActaatatatacacacacatatagcTCCTACCAATTCCTATCAGGTTGAAAAAAATTCCTATTTGGTTAGCTTCTCATTTTAGATAGTTATTAAGGTGGGTTGATAAACtaaacacacatatacacattaAAAGGAGGAGAGACAGTAAAAACTTGGTTGGATTGCTCAAGATTTTCATGGGAgtcattctttaatttttttttttttctctctcggTGGTGTTTATATATCTCTTAAAAGTTTATTTTTTGAATGTTCGACACACCCTCATTATATATATGCAGCTGTCTTAATTTTTGAGATTCTCTTATAAAGACACCTTCATTAATTTCAATGGCAATAAAAGCATAGTCAAAATCTACCTACATCATCCCATTTCGTTTTCTTTTATTCGTTTGGTTAAATCCTATTTCATTTGGCACAACATTAACTGAACTACAATTGATTAAAAACAAATAAAATCTTGacattttttcgtttttttttttcgttttgtatttgtagtgatacattttcgttgacTTTTTTATGTTATTGTTTTAGGGTTTGTTTTGTTGGAGAGTGGTGCATGCCGGCAAGAATTTCCGGTCCGGCAAGCAAGATGTTGGTCGTTAATGATGGGTTTACGGTTGGTCAGGTAAaagttttatttatatatatatatatatatatatatatatatatatatatatatataatgtaaataatttttttcactcaaatatttttttttctctatccGTGTCTCTGGAATGTTTTAAGATCGACTGATGAAGACATGAAGTCTTTAGTTAACATGTCATataagaataatttttttttaaaccatAAATCAAGATTAATCTTCATGATTATTAATGAACAAAAAAAATACTAATGTTAAGCCCTTTTAAATATCTTTTTGGAGTTTTCAAAAGAAAACCCTTTTTAAAAATCTCTTTATCATGTTCAgcaaaacagttttttttttttttttttttttttaaaaaaaccctCATGTTCAGCAATATTCACAGTTTTGCATTTTCGAGTAACAATCCTTCTCGAAACACGGAAACCGCGTCAAGGTCCTctcctattttattttattttattttatttggatatAAATTGGTCAACCTATGGTTGACTACATTTCAGACATTTCAACGTTGCTTTTTATATACTAAGTCAgactaattaattaaaaatagaCTCAAGAAGACTTATGTCCCTTTGCCCTGTCTTcttcatgtctttttttttttttttggttgctgAAATGTCTATTTATACTTCATAGTATTATTCTTCATTTTCTTTCTATAAAAATAAAACACAAAATCAATAGCCTCATATATATACCATTTTCAAAATTTTAGCTTAACGATTTACTAATTTAACTTGTGTTTAATTACAGTCAAGTACCATGATGAATAGTCAACTTCATTCAATGGACATGGTATCAAACACATCAGAAAGTGAAATGCCTCAAGAGTTTGGGACTGCATCTGGTGATAATAATAATGAAGGCGATTATATTGGTGATGATGAACATGAAGAAGAAGATGCCActaataataagaagaagagaaAGCGATATCACCGACACACTCAGCGTCAGATTCAGGAACTAGAAGCGTAAGCCTGAATCCATGAGaataaaaaacaaaatataaaaaagatatTTAACTTAATTATTATATACACTGTGATAGTATAATAAGAGCCGCGACTTGggtcaccttttttttttcaatttgatttgattttttgtttttgtttttggtgtTCAGATATTTTAAGGAATGTCCGCATCCAGATGACAAGCAAAGGAAGGAGCTAAGTCGTGAACTAGGACTGGAGCCTTTGCAAATCAAATTTTGGTTCCAAAATAAGCGAACTCAGATGAAGGTACAATGCATTTAATCTATTGACTCCACAAAATGTTAACATAACAAACTCTGAAGTTAtttcccccccaaaaaaaaaattgcaaatagTTTATCGTACGTACTCATCTCTTAAAAGCTAGAATTAGCATTTTCGGGGTTGTACCATTAATTTGGACATGTAGTTTCAAATATTCACTTAATTGTATGTGACATTCTTTACATTTTAGGTAGAGAGtgtgacacatttctatattaaaattaatttaccTTTAAATTTCTTATTTTACGTACCCTAATTAGTGACATGTTTTTATAGTCATACAAATATTATGGCATATTTAACACCGGAAGTTTCAAAAACTTATATTATTTCTTGAACTCCATTTCCAATTAAACATCACCAAATAGGCGGAGACTTGTTCAGGATTTGAAATTTATGAGTTCTAGATTCTATTACATGCACCTCAAATATTTGTACTCCCTCTGTGCATGTTTACTTGTCCGTGTTTGACTTGGCATACCCCTTAAGAAGCAATAATAAAATGATAGTTTTACTATATCACCCCTAATTATTATAAGTAATCTCACTTATTGGAAAATGAACTGGAAATAAGTAGTACtataataaaggtaaaataggtataaaatggttaattatctcttgatttcctAAACTGGATACGCAAAAGTGGACATCTATTTTTAATATAATGTGAATTTTTTTAATATAGCGGGCAAGTAAAGTGGACGAAAAGAATAGCAACTAAGTATGCCATTTTCTTTGCTATTTAAGTTAAGAATAGATCATGTATCCACAAGTCATTTTTGTGCATACACTTCAATTCTAATTCGAAATCTTATGATATAGTTGGCAAATTAATATATTTCCTTAATGTTTAACTTTTATTTCATGACAGAATCAACATGAGAGGCATGAGAACTCACAGCTTAGAGCAGAAAACGAGAAGCTTAGGGCTGAAAATCTGCGGTTCAGAGAAGCATTAGGCAATGCCACGTGTCCTAATTGTGGTGGCCAACCCCCTATTGCTGAAATGTCCTATGATGAACGTCAATTAAGGCTGGAAAATACTCGACTTAGAGAAGAGGTACGATTAATTACTGACAGTGTAATTGAAATTCTACACAATTACTGCAATTAATAAACTAACAATAAAAGTTTACTTTATCTTATTTTTCAGGTTACTAAATCTACTGCGTAATTAAGTATATATAGCCACTTATAGTTGCCTTTAAGATGTATATTGTTTTTTGTCAGGAATTTAACTTTTAATCATTGATAGAAATAAAATACTACTCATTATTAGGACATTTATATTTAAAAGATAAGGGAAAATAGCATTTTAGTCCCTTAACAGTTGCTAAATTTTACTTTTAATCCTTGTGATATTTAACTTAGCACATCTAACCTTTAATTAACAAAAATGTGCATTTTTGTTATAAGAAATACTATTTTATATTTCgattatttttaaaattacatCATCTACAAATATTGAGTAAGAATACTAAGTTAACTTACAACATAAACAATTGAGTAGTGTAACGGTTGATATTTCAATAAATTTGGGAAAAGTCGCAAGCAAAAGGATTACAAGTGCACCAACTTAAATTAATTGACGTACAATGTGCTTAGTCAGATATTACAAGGACATAAATTAGAATTTATCACTAATTAAGATATCAAATGTTCAATTAAACCCAAATTAGTTACATATAACTGATATCTACAAAAAGTGAAATTAGTAACCTGAATTACAGGTTGAAATACATTATTTTGAAACATTGTGGTTGCTAATATAATGTTATGTTTCCTTTCTTCCTCACTATTTTCACcctttttttatatatagattGAACGCATTTCAAGCATAGCTGGAAAATATGCTGGAAGGCCTGCAGTTCCAAACCGCAATGTATTAAACTCTCTTCATCCTCTTGATCATGGAGTGCTTCCTCCATTTTCAACGCCACAAAGTGTCGAGGGAGATGCATATAACAATGGAGATCATGTTGAAGATGTTATAATGAGTTCAATAATTGAACCAACTGAGGGTGATAAACCATTTATCATTGAACTTGCTGTAGTAGCCATGGAGGAATTTGTTCAAATGGCTTTTATGCAAGAACCACTTTGGTTCCCTAGTATTGAAAATGGAACAAATTTGTTGAATGAAGAAGAATATTTTAGGATTTTTCAAAGAGGAATTGGACCTAAGCCTGTTGGATTTAAGACTGAGGCTACAAAGGAAAGTGCTGTTGTCATTATGAACCATGTCAACCTTGTGGAGATTCTCATGGATgtggtaagtttttttttttttttttttttaatgcttaccatttgaatttaacttatatacactgaCAAGATTAATATTTTTTACATGATCAATCTGATATAACTGGTTATAGTAGACTCACTTTATTTTCCAGGTTAATTACCATATCCATCTTAATATGAAGAATTATATTACCAGTTCAATTTAATTCCTAACTGATGTGAACGTGACTGTTTTTATAGCTCCCCCGTGACCTATAGATTAGATGATATAACTTACCATTGTACCAAGTCTTCCTTTCATGTGCAAGAATTGAGATTATTGGAGTGAATTTGCAAATATATAGTGTTAAAGCTAGGTTAAACTTTAGATGCAAATAATAGTTTCAAGCCCTAGGACATCTTGAAGTGTGCTTGTTGCTTTTTAGATAACATTACCTTTTAACTCTAGAAGACAAATCATCTATTAATAAAATTATACTGGCTAATTTGAATTCACAATAAATTAGTAATGTCGCAAATATTAAATATGTATTTGTAAACTTATTATTTTATCTTTTCTTTCCCTTGTGATCACCAGAATCACTGGTCCAGTCTGTTCTCTGGTATTGTATCGAGGGCTTCAACTATTGATGTACTTTCAACTGGAGTAGCAGGAAATTACAATGGAGCCGTGCAAGTGGTAATAAATATATGGCATTCTCCTTAATTCATCAATCTTTTTTTCCAATATGATATAAGAGAAAAACTCATTTGACTCTCAAAATCCGAAAGGTGACAATAAATTGAAACGCATGGAGTACTTATTACGCCTAAATTACTCTATCTTTGTCCGTCGATAATTATTCTAATTCTTTTTACGTAGTTAGAATATAAAAGTTAAACTCTTTGGATTGATTTTGCAGATATTGGCAGAAATGCAAGTACCCTCTCCACAGGTTCCAACTAGAGAATGTTACTTTGCAAGGTATTGCAAACACAGAGTTGATGGAACATGGGCAATTGTGGATGTTTCATTGGACCATTTACGGGCCGGGTCAGCTGCTAAGTGCCGAAGAAGGCCCTCTGGATGCCTTATTCAAGAGATGCCTAATGGCTACTCTAAGGTAAATGTAAAAAATAGCATTTATTGGCCACTTTTCGGTCTTATTTTTATAAATTATTATTACCGTTATGAAATTTCAAATTTTGCAAACGAAATAAAATATTTTAGAATTTCAACTATGGAATTTGAAACTCCATGAGAATGACTATTTTTCAATTACAGGAGCCGATAAGTGGCATTGTGATATAAATGGATTTAACTCAATATTCTCCAGCAATATCAATAATGTTTGCACTATGAGTGTAATTTAATGTTCTCTTAGGTTGGAACCTTATTTTTCAGGTTATTAGTCTCACTTGGTCTCTCTATTATATTTTACTTCACATTCTTAATTTTATAATCAGTTTCAAAAAGAGTGACacctttttataattaaaaatcatttaatttttaatttttattttacaatTAATGAATGATTTTCCGCTACAAAAATTAATATCATGGTATGTTTAAGGACTATAGATTTCAAAGTCTTTATTTTTTTCGCTTAAGCATCATGTCCAGTAAAAAACCTTCAAAGAAAATGAAATGGCGGAATGCTGTTATTGAGCAGTTATTATTATACTCCTTTAGGTGACATGTAATTTGCATTATTTGTATATAAAAGTTAAATTAATTCGATACAAATTCCTTCTCTAAATAATGTAGCCTTAATTAGTTTCTTGATTATGCTCATGATTCCTATTAATTAACATGTTATTTTTGCTCTAGGTGACATGGGTTGAACATGTAGAAGTTGATGATACAGAAGTGCACAATATTTACAAGCCACTAGTGAATTCTGGCCTTGCATTTGGTGCACAACGTTGGCTTGCTACTCTTGATAGACAATGTGAACGTCTTGCAAGTGCTATGGCCACAAATATTCCAACCAATGACCCTTCTAATATGGGTACGTATAACCACAATATATAAATGTCACTCTCTAGTCTCTAGTTCCACTCTGTGTTACACACTTTTCCTTTTACTTCATTCCAAAGAAATGAGGCATCCTAAATCTGTAAACAATTAACTATATactttccattttacccttagagAAGCTTTTATAACCAGAAAACTATTACGAcgtattttagaccacaagtttcaaaagttgtTTTGCCAAATAAATGCTACTTTTAAACAACAAGTTTCAACTAAAATAACTGATTTTCGCAAATGTCCATTTTTAGTCTCTCGTTTAAATTTTGTCCCTATTTTTAAAAGTTGTATAAAATATACCTTAGTGAACTGCTCGTTCGAATAACGTCAGACTCGGGTCAAATGTTTGCTCATATTTTTCTCAACTTCTGTCATTTACTGTTTGCAATAACTTACATAATTTTAGACCGCAGTCTAACATAAGATTTTCAATTTTCTCAAAATGGATCTTTATACACCATGGTCTATAAGATTCATATGTCGCAAGAAAAATAAACAAACAATCATTTACTAAATAGTTATCCTAGAAAAGGGATAACTGATAAAAATTTATGAAGTTTccgtttctttcttaaattttttgcCGATCCAAACTGTGTCATACAAATGGAGACATACATATTACTAAGTGATTTTAATGTTGTGATCACAAGTATTTAATTCTTCTTCTTGCATGCAGTGTTAGCAACTCCAGAAAGCAGAAGTAGTATGTTGAAATTAGCAGAGAGAATGGTGAATAGTTTTAGTTCTGGAGTGAGTTCCACAGCTGGTAGTCAATGGAAAACCATATCAGAAGGAATTGAAACTGATGAAAATGTTAGAGTTATGACTAGGAAAAGTATCAATGATCCTGGCAGACCACCTGGTATTGTTCTAAGTGCCGCAACTTCATTTTGGCTGCCAATTTCTCCGAAAACAGTATTCGATTTCCTCCGCGATGAAAACACACGAACTGAGGTAATATTAATGATAATAAAAGGGTTTAAGTTATATGCATCGACTGACTTTTACACTTTCAATCTATAgaacccgtttggattggcttataagttgcctataagctgttttcagcttttttgagtgtttggctgactagcttaaagtcattttctgctaaaaataagctcaaaaaaataattgggcctgtttgacttagcttatct carries:
- the LOC132636639 gene encoding homeobox-leucine zipper protein HDG2-like, whose amino-acid sequence is MPARISGPASKMLVVNDGFTVGQSSTMMNSQLHSMDMVSNTSESEMPQEFGTASGDNNNEGDYIGDDEHEEEDATNNKKKRKRYHRHTQRQIQELEAYFKECPHPDDKQRKELSRELGLEPLQIKFWFQNKRTQMKNQHERHENSQLRAENEKLRAENLRFREALGNATCPNCGGQPPIAEMSYDERQLRLENTRLREEIERISSIAGKYAGRPAVPNRNVLNSLHPLDHGVLPPFSTPQSVEGDAYNNGDHVEDVIMSSIIEPTEGDKPFIIELAVVAMEEFVQMAFMQEPLWFPSIENGTNLLNEEEYFRIFQRGIGPKPVGFKTEATKESAVVIMNHVNLVEILMDVNHWSSLFSGIVSRASTIDVLSTGVAGNYNGAVQVILAEMQVPSPQVPTRECYFARYCKHRVDGTWAIVDVSLDHLRAGSAAKCRRRPSGCLIQEMPNGYSKVTWVEHVEVDDTEVHNIYKPLVNSGLAFGAQRWLATLDRQCERLASAMATNIPTNDPSNMVLATPESRSSMLKLAERMVNSFSSGVSSTAGSQWKTISEGIETDENVRVMTRKSINDPGRPPGIVLSAATSFWLPISPKTVFDFLRDENTRTEWDILSNMGVVQEMAHIANGRETGNCVSLLRVNSENASQSNMLILQESSTDPTGSYVIYAPIDVAAMNIILSGGDPDYVALLPSGFAILPDGPPTGPSARATNYNGSGGSLLTVAFQILVDSVPTAKLSVGSVATVNNLITCTIERIKRALTPEASPGS